A stretch of the Ostrea edulis chromosome 9, xbOstEdul1.1, whole genome shotgun sequence genome encodes the following:
- the LOC125658638 gene encoding excitatory amino acid transporter 2-like isoform X2, with protein sequence MPGELFMRLLKMMIIPLLVCSVIHSTASLDPKSNGKISAIAFTYIFLTNILGCVIAVALFYVIKPGSESPLIKGKPDVYEANPQDVFADLLRNIIPDNIVEASFRQSQTKYSYESLEHQLSENSTFLNASTNQNQSTIQVVRKLVKSVGKTDGANILGLIAACMFLGTAAGKLGKKAKTFLDFFAVSTEVVLQVLRWFLWMTPLGIASLIAASIAGTRDVSGTFASLGLFVVTVTIGIVLHQALFLPLILFLTTRRNPFTYFISIGRAWLISFAATSTAVAIPEMLNACENKNNIDKRVSRFVIPFCVTLNGDGSALFITAAAMFIANISGHSLTFGDVLIIGLLTAIASLALPSVPSSSIVTLIMILSSLKIPVEAVSLLFAVEWFLDRIRTTSNLLSHTFCAAITYHFCRKNFRTEEDPEQLEQEVELVVYSSDSYNS encoded by the exons ATGCCTGGAGAGTTATTTATGCGGTTGCtgaaaatgatgataatacctCTTTTGGTTTGCAGTGTGATACACA GCACGGCTTCTCTTGATCCAAAGTCTAATGGTAAAATCAGCGCTATAGCCTTCACGTACATATTTCTCACAAACATACTGGGCTGTGTTATAGCTGTAGCACTGTTTTACGTCATCAAACCAG GTAGTGAAAGTCCCCTCATTAAAGGAAAACCAGATGTCTATGAAGCAAATCCTCAGGATGTATTTGCAGATTTACTTAG AAACATCATACCTGATAATATTGTTGAGGCCTCTTTTCGCCAATCGCAGACAAAATATTCGTATGAATCATTAGAGCACCAGCTATCAGAAAATTCAACTTTCTTGAATGCGtcaaccaatcaaaatcaaTCAACAATCCAAGTGGTTCGAAAGCTTGTAAAATCAGTTGGCAAGACAGATGGTGCTAATATTCTAG GACTTATAGCAGCCTGTATGTTCCTCGGGACGGCTGCGGGTAAGCTTGGAAAGAAAGCTAAAACGTTTCTTGACTTCTTCGCTGTGAGCACGGAAGTCGTTTTACAAGTTCTTCGCTGGTTTCTCTG GATGACCCCACTTGGTATCGCCAGTCTTATTGCAGCCTCAATAGCAGGTACCCGTGACGTCAGCGGTACATTTGCTAGCCTAGGTCTCTTTGTCGTCACGGTTACTATAGGGATCGTCCTCCACCAGGCGCTATTTCTACCTCTCATCTTATTTTTAACCACCAGAAGGAATCCATTTACATACTTTATTAGTATAGGTCGGGCGTGGTTGATATCATTTGCTGCTACTAGCAC agcTGTTGCTATTCCTGAAATGCTCAATGcttgtgaaaataaaaacaacattgaTAAGAGGGTCAGTCGCTTCGTCATTCCTTTTTGTGTTACATTAAACGGTGATGGCAGCGCCCTCTTTATCACAGCAGCCGCCATGTTCATAGCCAACATCTCAGGACATTCATTAACATTTGGGGATGTGCTCATTATTGG tttacTGACGGCTATAGCCAGCCTCGCCCTCCCGTCCGTACCTAGCTCCAGTATAGTAACTCTCATCATGATATTGTCCTCACTGAAGATTCCCGTGGAAGCCGTGTCGCTGTTATTTGCCGTAGAGTGGTTTTT AGATCGCATCAGGACAACGTCAAACCTTTTGAGTCACACATTTTGCGCAGCCATAACTTATCACTTTTGTCGGAAGAACTTCCGGACAGAGGAGGACCCCGAGCAGTTAGAACAGGAAGTGGAACTCGTCGTATATTCTTCGGACTCGTATAATTCTTGA
- the LOC125658638 gene encoding excitatory amino acid transporter 2-like isoform X1 codes for MESERKNRGYCLVRKFRKSLRRHLLFILTLSAVIVGFSLGFVVREVEPSSDTIQWLGMPGELFMRLLKMMIIPLLVCSVIHSTASLDPKSNGKISAIAFTYIFLTNILGCVIAVALFYVIKPGSESPLIKGKPDVYEANPQDVFADLLRNIIPDNIVEASFRQSQTKYSYESLEHQLSENSTFLNASTNQNQSTIQVVRKLVKSVGKTDGANILGLIAACMFLGTAAGKLGKKAKTFLDFFAVSTEVVLQVLRWFLWMTPLGIASLIAASIAGTRDVSGTFASLGLFVVTVTIGIVLHQALFLPLILFLTTRRNPFTYFISIGRAWLISFAATSTAVAIPEMLNACENKNNIDKRVSRFVIPFCVTLNGDGSALFITAAAMFIANISGHSLTFGDVLIIGLLTAIASLALPSVPSSSIVTLIMILSSLKIPVEAVSLLFAVEWFLDRIRTTSNLLSHTFCAAITYHFCRKNFRTEEDPEQLEQEVELVVYSSDSYNS; via the exons ATGGAGAGCGAAAGGAAAAATCGTGGCTACTGTCTAGTGAGAAAGTTTCGAAAATCCCTCAGACGCCATCTTTTATTCATTCTAACCTTATCAGCAGTCATCGTTGGATTTTCCCTGGGATTCGTTGTACGCGAAGTAGAACCTTCTTCAGACACAATACAATGGCTGG GTATGCCTGGAGAGTTATTTATGCGGTTGCtgaaaatgatgataatacctCTTTTGGTTTGCAGTGTGATACACA GCACGGCTTCTCTTGATCCAAAGTCTAATGGTAAAATCAGCGCTATAGCCTTCACGTACATATTTCTCACAAACATACTGGGCTGTGTTATAGCTGTAGCACTGTTTTACGTCATCAAACCAG GTAGTGAAAGTCCCCTCATTAAAGGAAAACCAGATGTCTATGAAGCAAATCCTCAGGATGTATTTGCAGATTTACTTAG AAACATCATACCTGATAATATTGTTGAGGCCTCTTTTCGCCAATCGCAGACAAAATATTCGTATGAATCATTAGAGCACCAGCTATCAGAAAATTCAACTTTCTTGAATGCGtcaaccaatcaaaatcaaTCAACAATCCAAGTGGTTCGAAAGCTTGTAAAATCAGTTGGCAAGACAGATGGTGCTAATATTCTAG GACTTATAGCAGCCTGTATGTTCCTCGGGACGGCTGCGGGTAAGCTTGGAAAGAAAGCTAAAACGTTTCTTGACTTCTTCGCTGTGAGCACGGAAGTCGTTTTACAAGTTCTTCGCTGGTTTCTCTG GATGACCCCACTTGGTATCGCCAGTCTTATTGCAGCCTCAATAGCAGGTACCCGTGACGTCAGCGGTACATTTGCTAGCCTAGGTCTCTTTGTCGTCACGGTTACTATAGGGATCGTCCTCCACCAGGCGCTATTTCTACCTCTCATCTTATTTTTAACCACCAGAAGGAATCCATTTACATACTTTATTAGTATAGGTCGGGCGTGGTTGATATCATTTGCTGCTACTAGCAC agcTGTTGCTATTCCTGAAATGCTCAATGcttgtgaaaataaaaacaacattgaTAAGAGGGTCAGTCGCTTCGTCATTCCTTTTTGTGTTACATTAAACGGTGATGGCAGCGCCCTCTTTATCACAGCAGCCGCCATGTTCATAGCCAACATCTCAGGACATTCATTAACATTTGGGGATGTGCTCATTATTGG tttacTGACGGCTATAGCCAGCCTCGCCCTCCCGTCCGTACCTAGCTCCAGTATAGTAACTCTCATCATGATATTGTCCTCACTGAAGATTCCCGTGGAAGCCGTGTCGCTGTTATTTGCCGTAGAGTGGTTTTT AGATCGCATCAGGACAACGTCAAACCTTTTGAGTCACACATTTTGCGCAGCCATAACTTATCACTTTTGTCGGAAGAACTTCCGGACAGAGGAGGACCCCGAGCAGTTAGAACAGGAAGTGGAACTCGTCGTATATTCTTCGGACTCGTATAATTCTTGA